In Toxotes jaculatrix isolate fToxJac2 chromosome 12, fToxJac2.pri, whole genome shotgun sequence, the following are encoded in one genomic region:
- the LOC121191075 gene encoding homeobox protein SEBOX-like produces MKESLASITGLPESKIQVWFQNRRARYFKSKKPAREVPKPSTEYLHPQFTYTPAPASPPLSQLLPAFSPTPSLPSPPGYPAPSLPQSTSLSTIPGGQVMSMPSPTSPVAADQASSCSPHGLGLPAFPQDYHYQTTDFTDYCHGVFSHTGFSEWDLTKDFEAFLGDAQGSQPVGSRCAAVLPGSKENVQSQLAHQRFTSTDESVDDLSDLSFPDLGDFNLSDLEISAAMIDYLLG; encoded by the exons ATGAAGGAGTCTCTTGCCTCTATAACTGGGCTACCGGAGTCTAAAATTCAG GTGTGGTTTCAGAACCGACGTGCACGCTACTTCAAAAGCAAGAAGCCGGCCAGGGAGGTCCCTAAACCCTCAACGGAATACCTTCATCCACAGTTCACCTACACTCCTGCTCCTGCTAGTCCTCCACTGTCCCAGCTGCTTCCTGCTTTCTCTCCTACTCCCAGCCTGCCATCCCCACCAGGATACCCGGCTCCGAGTTTACCTCAGTCCACCAGTCTCTCAACCATTCCCGGGGGCCAGGTCATGTCCATGCCCTCACCTACATCCCCCGTTGCCGCCGACCAAGCTTCATCCTGCTCCCCACATGGACTGGGTCTCCCAGCGTTTCCCCAAGACTATCACTACCAAACCACAGACTTTACCGATTACTGCCAtggtgtgttttcacacactggGTTCAGTGAATGGGATCTGACAAAGGACTTTGAGGCTTTCCTTGGAGATGCTCAGGGGTCCCAGCCTGTGGGTAGCCGCTGCGCTGCAGTCCTCCCTGGGTCCAAGGAGAACGTCCAGAGTCAGCTGGCCCACCAGCGCTTCACCAGCACCGACGAGTCCGTGGACGACTTGTCCGATCTGTCCTTTCCGGACCTGGGCGACTTCAACCTGTCGGATTTGGAAATTTCAGCGGCAATGATTGATTATCTTTTGGGCTGA